A section of the Spirosoma pollinicola genome encodes:
- a CDS encoding SGNH/GDSL hydrolase family protein: MSYSKRLLFQYIVRGVNMYSCVLAVVLIVLSCATDYPALVGPKAAIITTPASSTVCPCATLPVSSTSSPVSVTVSQPVAFDTLKVPPPHFLPDGGTFYMNTQVRLTADTLPAGAVIEYSVDNGDNWVTGQQFTVTSGGPILTRIRAGNKLSINRSALFALYFQRMLIIGNSIMNHGPAPELGWLNNNGMAASAPEKDFVHLLTGRLKALNPSMTVTLQSGGDFERQFGTETYSLDEFKETLQQLKPDLILVRIGENIDQQQVAKRDFEKQFRQLVDYLANNGQPVRLVFTTSVWDRPQSDAIVRKVAIEKGHALVDLKCMVGQGQYFASQYANSGVAAHPNDTGMQRIADLIWAKIQ; this comes from the coding sequence ATGAGTTATTCAAAAAGACTCTTGTTTCAGTATATTGTTCGGGGAGTCAATATGTACAGTTGTGTACTGGCAGTTGTCCTTATTGTACTTAGCTGCGCAACAGACTACCCGGCTCTGGTTGGTCCCAAAGCGGCCATAATCACAACTCCCGCATCGTCAACTGTCTGTCCATGTGCTACACTGCCGGTCAGCAGTACGAGTTCGCCTGTTTCGGTTACAGTGAGCCAGCCTGTTGCATTTGATACGCTGAAGGTTCCTCCCCCTCATTTTTTGCCAGATGGCGGGACGTTTTATATGAATACCCAGGTGCGGCTAACTGCCGACACATTGCCTGCTGGTGCTGTGATAGAGTACTCTGTAGATAACGGCGACAATTGGGTAACAGGCCAGCAATTTACCGTAACCTCGGGCGGTCCTATTCTAACCCGAATTCGTGCCGGGAATAAGTTATCCATTAATCGGTCTGCGCTGTTTGCTCTTTATTTTCAGCGAATGCTGATTATCGGGAACAGCATTATGAATCATGGGCCCGCTCCAGAACTCGGCTGGCTTAATAATAATGGCATGGCGGCCTCAGCGCCCGAAAAAGATTTCGTTCACTTACTTACCGGGCGATTAAAGGCGCTAAATCCATCTATGACCGTTACCCTCCAGTCGGGTGGTGACTTTGAGCGTCAATTTGGAACCGAAACCTACAGCCTGGATGAATTTAAAGAAACACTGCAACAACTCAAACCCGATTTAATTCTAGTCAGGATTGGTGAAAATATTGATCAGCAACAGGTCGCCAAGCGCGATTTTGAGAAGCAGTTTCGGCAGTTAGTGGATTATCTGGCTAACAATGGTCAGCCGGTGAGGCTCGTTTTTACAACCAGCGTTTGGGATCGACCGCAGTCTGACGCTATCGTTCGAAAAGTGGCAATCGAAAAAGGGCATGCCCTGGTTGACCTAAAATGTATGGTAGGGCAGGGCCAGTACTTTGCCAGCCAGTATGCTAACTCCGGCGTTGCGGCTCACCCAAACGATACAGGCATGCAGCGCATTGCCGATTTGATCTGGGCTAAAATTCAATAA